CTGCTGGAGCGCGTGAGCCACACCGTCGCCACGGTCGCCGACCTGTTCCGCGACCACTGGACGACGTCCGCCGAGCTGTGGCTGCCCGGCGGCGCGCCCCCGGCCGCCGGCGCGCGCTTCCGCAACCCCCGGCTCGCCGACACCTGGGAGTGGCTGCTCGCCGCCGCCGAGGCCGCCGGGTCCGACCGTGAGGCGCAGCTCGAAGCGGCCCGCCGCGCCTGGTCGCAGGGCTTCGTCGCCGCCCAGGTCGACGAGTTCTCCCGCACCGCGCGGCGCGACGACTCCGGCGCGGACCACGCGGGCGTCCTCACCGGCGAGGACATGGCGTCGTGGGAGGCCACCTACGAGGACGCGGTGTCGGCCGACTTCGGCGAGTGGACCGTGGCCAAGCCCGGCGCGTGGACCCAGGGACCCGTGCTGCTCCAGCAGTTGCGGCTGCTGGAGGGCTTCGCCGACCGGCTCGGCTACGTCGACGGCGTGCCCACGGCGGACACCGTGCACCTCGCCGTGGAGAGCGCCAAGCTCGCGTTCGCCGACCGCGAGGCGTGGTACGGCGACACCGGTGACGTGCCGCTCGACGTGCTGCTGTCCCGCGAGTACGCCGACGCGCGGCGCGCGCTCGTCACCGACACCGCCTCGTACGACCTGCGCCCCGGCTCGCCCTTGGGCGTCGACCCGCGGCTGCCCGCGCACGTCCTCCGCGGTCCGGCCCTGGCCGTGGAGAAGGACAGCCTGGGCGCGCTCGGCGAACCCACCGTCGGCCGCACCGGGACCGTGCGCGGCGACACCGTCCACGTCGACGTGGTCGACCGCTGGGGCAACGTCGTGTCCGCCACCCCGTCCGGCGGCTGGCTCCAGTCGTCGCCGACGATCCCGTCGCTGGGCTTCTGCCTCGGCAGCCGGGCGCAGATGTTCTGGCTCGACGAGGGCCTGCCGAACTCGCTGGCACCTGGCAAGCGCCCCCGGATCACCCTGTCGCCGTCGCTCGCGCTGCGGGACGGCCTGCCTTCGCTCGCCTTCGGCACGCCGGGCGGCGACCAGCAGGACCAGTGGCAGCTCGGGTTCTGGCTCGCGCACACCGTCG
This region of Saccharothrix longispora genomic DNA includes:
- a CDS encoding gamma-glutamyltransferase family protein; translated protein: MFTTRPELVGTHGMVASTHWLASSAGMAVLEDGGNAFDAAVAVGFVLQVVEPHLNGPGGEVPAVFAAAGETTPRVLCGQGVAPAGATIGHYRGLGLDLVPGSGLLAATVPGAWDGWLTLLRDYGTKSLRDVLGYAIGYARDGFPLLERVSHTVATVADLFRDHWTTSAELWLPGGAPPAAGARFRNPRLADTWEWLLAAAEAAGSDREAQLEAARRAWSQGFVAAQVDEFSRTARRDDSGADHAGVLTGEDMASWEATYEDAVSADFGEWTVAKPGAWTQGPVLLQQLRLLEGFADRLGYVDGVPTADTVHLAVESAKLAFADREAWYGDTGDVPLDVLLSREYADARRALVTDTASYDLRPGSPLGVDPRLPAHVLRGPALAVEKDSLGALGEPTVGRTGTVRGDTVHVDVVDRWGNVVSATPSGGWLQSSPTIPSLGFCLGSRAQMFWLDEGLPNSLAPGKRPRITLSPSLALRDGLPSLAFGTPGGDQQDQWQLGFWLAHTVGGMNLQEAIDSPMWHTNAFPSSFFPRSWTPGEVVVESRFGGLDELRERGHSVVDAGPWALGRMSAVARDSRDGLLRAAANARGAQGYAVGR